In Arthrobacter sp. B3I4, the following proteins share a genomic window:
- a CDS encoding Ppx/GppA phosphatase family protein, producing the protein MSRVAAIDCGTNSIRLLIADVAAADGAAPQLTDVHREMRVVRLGQGVDATGEFAPEALDRTLDATRDYAELIRRHGAGKVRFVATSATRDARNRQVFIDGVRDLLGVEPEVISGDEEAALSFAGASSVLPSRGQDPVLVVDLGGGSTEFVLGDADGVIAAKSVDVGCVRMTERHLKADPPAAEQIAAAEADVDAAISQAAQTVPLGRATAVIGVAGSVTTITAHALKLPEYSPAAIHGAELDLAAAREACTSLLEMSREDRAALPYMHPGRVDVIGAGGLVWRRVLERMAEVTEGRITTAIASEHDILDGIALSIS; encoded by the coding sequence GTGAGCCGCGTGGCCGCGATCGACTGCGGCACCAACTCCATCCGCCTGCTGATTGCCGACGTGGCGGCTGCCGACGGCGCTGCGCCACAGCTCACCGACGTCCACCGCGAGATGCGGGTCGTCCGCCTCGGACAGGGCGTCGACGCCACCGGGGAATTCGCCCCTGAGGCGCTGGACCGCACCCTCGACGCCACCCGCGACTATGCCGAGCTGATCCGCCGGCACGGCGCCGGAAAGGTCCGCTTCGTCGCCACTTCCGCCACCCGCGACGCCCGCAACCGTCAGGTCTTCATCGACGGTGTGCGCGACCTGCTCGGCGTCGAACCCGAGGTCATCAGCGGGGACGAGGAAGCCGCGCTGTCCTTCGCCGGGGCCAGCAGCGTCCTGCCCTCGCGCGGCCAGGACCCCGTGCTGGTGGTGGACCTGGGCGGCGGCAGCACCGAGTTCGTCCTCGGGGACGCCGACGGCGTGATCGCCGCCAAGTCGGTCGACGTGGGCTGCGTCCGCATGACCGAACGCCACCTGAAAGCCGACCCGCCCGCCGCGGAGCAGATCGCCGCCGCGGAAGCCGACGTCGATGCCGCCATCAGCCAGGCCGCACAGACCGTGCCGCTGGGCCGGGCCACGGCCGTGATCGGCGTGGCAGGGTCGGTCACCACCATCACGGCGCACGCGCTGAAGCTGCCGGAGTACTCACCGGCGGCCATCCACGGCGCCGAACTCGACCTCGCCGCTGCCCGGGAAGCCTGCACCTCGCTGCTGGAAATGAGCCGGGAAGACCGTGCGGCCCTGCCGTACATGCACCCCGGCCGCGTGGACGTTATTGGTGCCGGGGGACTGGTCTGGCGCCGGGTGCTGGAACGCATGGCGGAGGTCACGGAGGGCCGGATCACGACGGCGATCGCCAGTGAGCACGATATTCTTGACGGAATTGCCTTGAGCATCAGCTAG
- a CDS encoding N-acetyltransferase, whose product MTPAEKDLHTLLAALRPVTREGEYVYALWPDGKPLAGHIAAAVREAEGLTVVLPRTDADALGLKYDFVAAWITLQVHSSLEAVGLTAAVSAALTEAKISCNVLAGFHHDHLLVPVADAERALEILHEVSAASRVGNGGTELPAPELVLRTEEPADRPELLALTAAAFAISPVTGLPVEGEPEEVDLLRRLFDCAEYLPDFSIVAELGGEVVGHVISTRGRAGELELLGLGPLGVVPRLQRHGIGSALMKETIDRANAAGERGIALLGSPDYYARFGFVPSTSLGVQPPESAWGDNFQLLPLALWPGGVSGTFRFAEPFNGPKAGA is encoded by the coding sequence ATGACTCCCGCTGAAAAGGACCTGCATACCCTCCTCGCTGCCCTGCGGCCGGTGACCCGGGAAGGCGAGTACGTCTATGCCCTCTGGCCGGACGGCAAACCGCTGGCCGGCCACATCGCCGCCGCCGTCCGGGAAGCGGAGGGCCTGACCGTCGTGCTCCCGCGGACGGACGCCGATGCTTTGGGCCTGAAGTACGACTTCGTGGCAGCCTGGATCACCCTGCAGGTGCACTCATCACTGGAGGCGGTGGGGCTCACAGCGGCTGTGAGTGCCGCCCTGACCGAGGCGAAGATCAGCTGTAACGTACTGGCGGGCTTCCACCATGACCACCTGCTGGTTCCTGTAGCCGACGCCGAACGCGCGCTGGAGATCCTCCACGAGGTCTCAGCCGCCAGCCGCGTAGGCAACGGTGGCACCGAACTGCCGGCGCCCGAACTGGTGCTGCGCACCGAGGAGCCGGCCGACCGGCCTGAACTGCTGGCGCTTACCGCGGCGGCTTTCGCCATCTCGCCCGTCACGGGCCTGCCGGTCGAAGGGGAGCCGGAGGAAGTGGACCTCCTGCGGCGGCTCTTCGACTGCGCGGAGTATCTGCCGGACTTCAGCATCGTGGCGGAACTCGGCGGCGAAGTCGTTGGCCATGTGATCAGCACCCGGGGCCGGGCGGGGGAGCTGGAGCTGCTGGGCCTCGGGCCGCTCGGGGTGGTGCCCCGGCTCCAGCGGCACGGCATCGGGTCGGCGCTGATGAAGGAGACAATCGACCGGGCGAACGCGGCGGGGGAGCGAGGCATCGCGCTGCTGGGCAGCCCTGACTACTACGCCCGGTTCGGTTTCGTCCCCTCCACATCCCTCGGCGTCCAGCCGCCCGAGTCCGCTTGGGGGGACAACTTCCAACTGCTGCCTCTGGCGCTCTGGCCCGGCGGCGTCAGCGGAACCTTCCGCTTCGCAGAACCCTTCAACGGTCCCAAGGCCGGGGCGTAA
- a CDS encoding DUF501 domain-containing protein, producing the protein MDENRTDAPRSGTIGEADPAAAPEDSRKPSARDLDVLSRQLGRPVRDVVEIPARCVCGNPLVAATSPRLSNGTPFPTTFYLTHPVITSAVSRLEAAGTMNEMNERLGADAALADRYRAAHEAYLQSRADIGARSGIGAVPEIDGISAGGMPTRVKCLHVLVGQSLAAGPGVNPLGDEAIAGISQWWTRDRCYCDGAWDTGGEAPSRDLSRHGPQGLPDIVGRPAPVRKSGTGTAATDAATTGAAAGTGAGQ; encoded by the coding sequence GTGGACGAGAACCGAACGGACGCTCCCCGGAGCGGGACCATCGGCGAAGCGGATCCCGCCGCCGCGCCCGAGGACTCCCGCAAGCCGTCGGCCCGCGACCTGGACGTGTTGAGCCGCCAGCTCGGCAGGCCGGTCCGCGACGTCGTCGAAATTCCGGCCCGCTGCGTCTGCGGCAACCCCCTGGTCGCGGCCACCTCGCCGCGGCTCAGCAACGGCACGCCGTTCCCCACCACCTTCTACCTCACCCACCCGGTCATCACCTCGGCGGTGTCCCGGCTGGAAGCAGCCGGCACCATGAACGAGATGAACGAGCGGCTGGGTGCGGACGCCGCACTGGCGGACCGCTACCGCGCAGCGCACGAGGCCTACCTGCAGTCCCGCGCGGACATCGGCGCCCGCTCCGGCATCGGTGCGGTGCCCGAGATCGACGGGATCTCCGCCGGCGGCATGCCCACCCGGGTCAAATGCCTGCACGTCCTGGTGGGCCAGTCGCTGGCCGCCGGGCCCGGCGTCAACCCGCTGGGCGACGAGGCGATCGCCGGCATCAGCCAGTGGTGGACCCGGGACCGGTGCTACTGCGACGGCGCCTGGGACACCGGGGGCGAGGCACCGTCGCGGGACCTCAGCCGCCACGGCCCGCAAGGCCTTCCGGACATCGTCGGCCGGCCCGCGCCGGTACGGAAAAGTGGAACCGGCACCGCCGCCACCGACGCAGCAACCACCGGCGCTGCAGCCGGCACCGGAGCCGGCCAGTGA
- a CDS encoding ABC transporter substrate-binding protein yields the protein MTSLPQVAPRVAKLTALSIGVALLATACGGSSTPTSSGSGSASGSASGQAAGISCPAPSASGGASSSAAAAGSVPPATTTTETALKIGSLLPTTGSLAFLGPPEIAGVNLGIKEINDAGGVLGKPVEVIHRDSGDTKTDIATQSTSALLGQGVSAIIGAASSGVSKTVINQITGAGVIQFSPANTSPDFTTWDDKGLYWRTAPSDVLQGKVLGNYMTTCGAQTVGMIVLNDAYGTGLAKNIQSAVEAAGGKVVAQELFNEGDSQFSSQVDKVLAAKPDAIALITFDQAKSIVPLMTGKGIKPTQIFMVDGNMSDYSKDFKPGTLKGAQGTIPGTFAKDDFKKKLLAIDPALKDYSYAGESYDAVNLIALASEAAKSTKGVEIAKQLKAVSEGGEKCNNFASCVTLLRNGKDIDYDGQSGPVTFSDAGDPTEAYIGIYEFQDDNTYKPVKEEFGKL from the coding sequence ATGACTTCACTCCCCCAGGTGGCGCCGCGCGTCGCTAAGCTCACAGCGCTTAGCATCGGCGTCGCCCTTCTGGCTACGGCTTGTGGCGGTTCGTCCACTCCCACGTCAAGCGGTTCAGGTTCAGCTTCAGGTTCCGCATCCGGTCAGGCCGCAGGCATCTCCTGCCCGGCGCCCAGTGCCTCAGGTGGGGCCAGCAGTTCCGCGGCCGCGGCAGGTTCCGTGCCGCCGGCCACGACCACCACGGAAACCGCGCTCAAAATCGGTTCGCTGCTGCCGACCACCGGATCCCTGGCGTTCCTCGGCCCGCCTGAAATCGCCGGTGTCAACCTTGGCATCAAGGAGATCAACGACGCCGGCGGCGTGCTGGGCAAGCCCGTTGAGGTGATTCACCGCGACTCCGGTGACACCAAGACCGACATCGCCACCCAGTCCACCTCGGCGCTCCTGGGCCAGGGCGTCAGCGCCATCATTGGTGCCGCCTCTTCGGGTGTCTCCAAGACCGTGATCAACCAGATCACCGGTGCAGGCGTCATCCAGTTCTCGCCGGCCAACACCTCGCCTGACTTCACCACGTGGGACGACAAGGGCCTCTACTGGCGCACCGCACCCTCCGACGTGCTGCAGGGCAAGGTCCTGGGCAACTACATGACCACCTGTGGCGCCCAGACCGTCGGCATGATCGTGCTCAACGATGCCTACGGCACCGGCCTGGCCAAGAACATCCAGTCCGCGGTTGAGGCCGCCGGCGGCAAGGTCGTGGCTCAGGAGCTGTTCAACGAGGGCGATTCACAGTTCAGCAGCCAGGTGGACAAGGTCCTCGCGGCCAAGCCGGACGCGATCGCGCTGATCACCTTCGACCAGGCCAAGAGCATTGTTCCGCTCATGACGGGCAAGGGCATCAAGCCCACCCAGATCTTCATGGTGGACGGCAACATGTCCGACTACAGCAAGGACTTCAAGCCCGGCACCCTGAAGGGCGCCCAAGGCACCATCCCGGGCACCTTCGCCAAGGATGACTTCAAGAAGAAGCTCCTCGCGATCGACCCGGCGCTCAAGGATTACAGCTACGCAGGCGAATCCTACGACGCCGTGAACCTGATCGCGCTGGCATCTGAAGCGGCCAAGAGCACGAAGGGCGTGGAGATCGCCAAGCAGCTCAAGGCGGTCTCTGAAGGCGGCGAGAAGTGCAACAACTTCGCCTCCTGCGTCACCCTGCTCCGCAACGGCAAGGACATCGACTACGACGGCCAGTCCGGCCCCGTAACGTTCTCTGACGCCGGTGACCCGACGGAAGCCTACATCGGCATCTACGAGTTCCAGGATGACAACACCTACAAGCCCGTCAAGGAAGAATTCGGCAAGCTGTAA
- a CDS encoding septum formation initiator family protein — translation MATRRPKVPRAAAAAPKPTAAGHGGADGGDVIRADFGGRQEPRPEAGAAGSARSAPAQPSPAQPSRARASAGANAGAGKARSEGGSKTRPGSATERGSDAGNLDPVPAKAFSGRMLALALVMVAITIMLAPSVKIFVEKRAEIAALEADISAKQTKQNDLKRQVSRWQDPNYVKQQARDRINMVMPGETGYWVFGSDLPAGTSGAGAAAGTTSDPADLPWVDSLWESIRRSATD, via the coding sequence ATGGCAACCCGCCGACCCAAGGTTCCCCGGGCCGCCGCAGCGGCCCCGAAGCCCACGGCCGCCGGCCACGGGGGAGCCGACGGCGGCGACGTCATTCGAGCCGACTTCGGCGGGCGGCAAGAGCCCCGGCCGGAAGCCGGCGCCGCCGGCTCTGCCCGGTCCGCGCCCGCGCAGCCCTCGCCTGCGCAGCCGTCCCGTGCACGGGCCAGTGCCGGAGCCAATGCAGGCGCCGGCAAAGCCCGGTCGGAGGGCGGGTCCAAGACCAGGCCCGGCTCGGCCACGGAACGCGGGAGCGACGCCGGCAACCTGGATCCCGTTCCGGCGAAAGCGTTCTCCGGCCGGATGCTGGCCCTCGCCCTGGTAATGGTCGCCATCACCATCATGCTGGCTCCGTCGGTCAAGATCTTCGTGGAAAAGCGGGCCGAGATCGCGGCGCTGGAGGCCGACATTTCCGCCAAACAAACGAAGCAGAACGACCTCAAGCGCCAGGTCTCGCGCTGGCAGGACCCGAACTACGTGAAGCAGCAGGCCCGCGACCGCATTAACATGGTTATGCCCGGTGAAACCGGCTACTGGGTTTTCGGCAGCGATCTTCCTGCCGGGACCTCCGGAGCCGGTGCCGCAGCAGGAACAACCTCAGACCCGGCCGATCTGCCATGGGTGGACTCCCTCTGGGAGTCCATCAGGCGGTCGGCAACAGACTAA
- a CDS encoding adenosine deaminase yields MTETMPDAAPDLEFDLKGLPKVSLHDHLDGGLRPATIIELAEKAGHALPSTDPVALGEWFRESADSGSLVRYLETFDHTIAVMQTKEGLFRVAKEFVEDLADDGVIYGEVRWAPEQHLQQGLSLDDAVEAVQAGLDAGVDAVSETGREIQVGQLITAMRHADRGQEIAELAVRHRYQGAVGFDIAGAEDGFLPSRFKDAFTYLAQHNFPATIHAGEAAGLDSIQSALVDGRALRLGHGVRIAEDVTVEFDEDDDAALDVDSDEVNDRIGMVTLGELASWVRDRGIALEICPSSNLQTGAIAGFGEGIESHPVDMLYQLGFNVTINTDNRLMSGVTLTDEFELLVETFDYDLDDLLELTLNAAEAAFLPLEEKEALVEYINEAYADLG; encoded by the coding sequence GTGACTGAGACTATGCCTGACGCAGCCCCTGACCTCGAATTTGACCTGAAGGGCCTTCCCAAGGTTTCCCTTCATGACCACCTGGACGGCGGACTCCGACCGGCCACCATCATTGAACTGGCGGAGAAGGCCGGCCACGCGCTGCCCTCCACCGACCCGGTGGCACTGGGGGAGTGGTTCCGCGAATCCGCCGACTCCGGCTCCCTGGTCCGCTACCTCGAAACTTTCGACCACACCATCGCCGTGATGCAGACCAAAGAAGGCCTGTTCCGCGTCGCCAAGGAGTTCGTCGAGGACCTGGCGGACGACGGCGTGATCTACGGCGAGGTGCGGTGGGCACCGGAACAGCACCTGCAGCAGGGCCTGTCCCTGGATGACGCCGTGGAGGCCGTCCAGGCCGGGCTGGACGCCGGCGTCGACGCCGTCTCGGAGACCGGCCGCGAGATCCAGGTCGGCCAGCTCATTACCGCCATGCGCCACGCCGACCGCGGCCAGGAGATCGCCGAGCTCGCCGTCCGCCACCGCTACCAGGGCGCCGTCGGCTTTGACATTGCCGGGGCCGAGGACGGCTTCCTGCCGTCCCGTTTCAAGGACGCCTTCACCTACCTTGCGCAGCACAACTTCCCGGCCACCATCCACGCCGGCGAGGCAGCAGGCCTGGACAGCATCCAGTCGGCCCTGGTGGACGGCCGGGCCCTGCGCCTGGGCCACGGCGTGCGGATCGCCGAAGACGTCACCGTCGAATTCGACGAGGACGACGACGCGGCCCTCGACGTCGACAGCGATGAAGTCAACGACCGGATCGGCATGGTGACCCTGGGCGAACTGGCCAGCTGGGTGCGGGACCGCGGTATCGCCCTGGAGATCTGCCCGTCCTCCAACCTGCAGACCGGCGCCATCGCGGGCTTCGGCGAGGGCATCGAAAGCCACCCGGTGGACATGCTCTACCAGCTGGGCTTCAACGTCACCATCAATACGGACAACCGGCTGATGAGCGGCGTGACCCTTACCGACGAGTTCGAGCTGCTCGTGGAGACCTTCGACTACGACCTCGATGACCTGCTCGAGCTGACCCTGAACGCCGCCGAGGCCGCGTTCCTGCCGCTGGAGGAAAAAGAAGCCCTGGTCGAATACATCAACGAGGCCTACGCCGACCTTGGCTAA
- the eno gene encoding phosphopyruvate hydratase, with protein MALIDAIHAREILDSRGNPTVEVEVLLSDGQIGRAAVPSGASTGEHEAVELRDGDKGRYLGKGVQKAVDAVIDQIAPALIGFDATDQRSIDQAMIDLDGTANKSKLGANSILGVSLAVANAAAASADLPLYKYLGGPNAHVLPVPLMNILNGGSHADSDVDIQEFMVVPLGAETFSEGLRWGVEVYHALKAVLQSKGLATGLGDEGGFAPNLPSNRAALDLIQEAIKNAGYTPGKDVALALDVASSEFFKNGSYEFEGKTLSSADMSAYYAELVADYPLVSIEDPLDENDWEGWKTLTDSIGDKVQIVGDDLFVTNPERLQTGIDSKTANSLLVKVNQIGSLTETLDAVSLAQRNGYTTITSHRSGETEDTTIADIAVATNAGQIKTGAPARSERVAKYNQLLRIEEELDDAARYAGRSAFPRFKG; from the coding sequence ATGGCCCTTATCGATGCCATTCACGCCCGCGAAATCCTTGATTCCCGCGGCAACCCGACCGTAGAAGTTGAAGTCCTGCTCTCCGACGGCCAGATCGGCCGCGCGGCCGTTCCTTCCGGCGCGTCCACCGGCGAGCACGAAGCCGTGGAACTCCGCGACGGCGACAAGGGCCGCTACCTCGGCAAGGGCGTCCAGAAGGCCGTCGACGCCGTCATCGATCAGATCGCCCCCGCCCTGATCGGCTTCGACGCGACCGACCAGCGCAGCATCGACCAGGCCATGATCGACCTGGACGGCACCGCCAACAAGAGCAAGCTCGGCGCCAACTCGATCCTGGGCGTCTCCCTCGCCGTGGCCAACGCCGCAGCCGCCTCCGCGGACCTGCCGCTCTACAAGTACCTGGGCGGCCCGAACGCGCACGTCCTGCCGGTGCCGCTGATGAACATCCTCAACGGCGGCTCGCACGCCGACTCCGACGTCGACATCCAGGAGTTCATGGTTGTCCCGCTGGGCGCCGAAACCTTCTCCGAGGGCCTGCGCTGGGGCGTTGAGGTCTACCACGCGCTCAAGGCCGTGCTGCAGTCCAAGGGCCTGGCCACCGGCCTGGGCGACGAGGGCGGCTTCGCCCCGAACCTGCCGTCGAACCGCGCCGCCCTGGACCTGATCCAGGAAGCCATCAAGAACGCCGGGTACACGCCGGGCAAGGATGTTGCGCTGGCCCTGGATGTCGCCTCCTCCGAGTTCTTTAAGAACGGCTCCTACGAGTTCGAGGGCAAGACCCTGAGCTCCGCCGACATGAGCGCGTACTACGCGGAGCTGGTGGCCGACTACCCGCTGGTTTCCATCGAGGACCCGCTGGACGAGAACGACTGGGAGGGCTGGAAGACCCTCACGGACTCCATCGGCGACAAGGTCCAGATCGTTGGTGATGACCTGTTCGTCACGAACCCGGAGCGCCTGCAGACCGGCATCGATTCGAAGACCGCCAACTCCCTGTTGGTCAAGGTCAACCAGATCGGTTCGCTGACCGAGACGCTCGACGCCGTGTCCCTGGCCCAGCGCAACGGGTACACCACCATCACCTCGCACCGCTCCGGCGAAACCGAGGACACCACGATTGCCGACATCGCGGTGGCCACCAACGCCGGCCAGATCAAGACCGGGGCGCCGGCACGGTCCGAGCGCGTCGCTAAGTACAACCAGCTGCTGCGCATTGAAGAAGAGCTCGACGACGCCGCACGCTACGCCGGCCGCAGCGCCTTCCCGCGTTTCAAGGGCTAG
- a CDS encoding MazG nucleotide pyrophosphohydrolase domain-containing protein produces the protein MGALSHESLVEYLLEEAYEVAETIETGGDDTELKAELGDVLLQVVLHARLAEERGAFEFDDVARGLRDKMIRRNPHVFQPDGSLQQSFPATVQEIELTWDAVKKAEKPGRGHAFDGVPAALPALARAQKLLDRADRAGLLPPPGPPAARPTAEADAEPASEHKLPPAVELATEDELGELLFGIVVAARRGGLDAERALRAANRRFQDNNAGGPGNGSPSPASGRPAPG, from the coding sequence ATGGGTGCGCTCAGCCACGAATCCCTCGTTGAGTACCTCCTCGAGGAGGCCTATGAGGTGGCGGAAACCATCGAAACCGGCGGCGACGACACCGAGTTGAAGGCTGAACTCGGGGACGTTCTGCTGCAGGTTGTGCTGCACGCCCGTCTCGCCGAGGAGCGCGGCGCCTTTGAGTTCGACGACGTCGCCCGCGGGCTGCGCGACAAGATGATCCGGCGCAACCCGCACGTCTTCCAGCCCGATGGCTCGCTGCAACAATCCTTCCCGGCCACGGTGCAGGAGATCGAGCTCACGTGGGACGCGGTCAAGAAAGCCGAGAAGCCCGGACGCGGCCATGCCTTCGACGGGGTGCCCGCCGCGCTGCCGGCACTGGCCCGGGCGCAAAAGCTGCTGGACCGCGCCGACCGTGCCGGACTGCTCCCGCCGCCTGGGCCGCCCGCCGCCCGCCCCACCGCTGAGGCCGACGCTGAGCCGGCCAGTGAGCACAAACTCCCGCCCGCCGTCGAGCTAGCCACCGAGGACGAACTCGGGGAGCTGCTCTTCGGTATTGTCGTCGCCGCCCGCCGCGGCGGCCTGGATGCCGAACGGGCCCTGCGGGCGGCCAACCGCCGGTTCCAGGACAACAATGCCGGCGGTCCGGGTAACGGCAGTCCGTCCCCGGCGTCCGGGCGTCCGGCCCCCGGATAA
- a CDS encoding NAD(P)/FAD-dependent oxidoreductase: MASTPQLQDRPRVLVVGGGYVGLYVALKLQKKIAKAGGIVTVVDPLPYMTYQPFLPEVAGGNIEARHAVVSHRRHLKQTELIEGRVTSIDHANRTAVVAPVDGGENFEIPYFDVVLAAGAITRTFPIKGLADKGIGLKTIEEAVALRNSVLERIEAGSLMTDPAERARALTFVVVGGGFAGIECLTEMEDLARAAVKNNPRVKQEEVRFVLVEAMGRIMPEVTAKQADWVVEHLRSRGIEVLLNTSLDNAEGSLKLINLPDKTPAQEFESDTLVWTAGVQANPMVRSTDFPLEPRGRVRVLADLRIAGDEGIVENAWAAGDIAAVPDLTGSGLPDGTCVPNAQHALRQAKVLAENVWASRWGKDLKDYKHKNLGAVAGFGQWKGVANINLLGRIGLKGPLAWLAHRGYHGLAMPTVERKIRVISGWFWTLFLGRDTTQLMDLDNPRAAFVAAATPAPKPAAAPAAPAAEKPAEAAAKQPVAADSK; the protein is encoded by the coding sequence ATGGCATCCACTCCTCAGCTCCAGGACCGTCCCAGGGTACTCGTCGTCGGCGGCGGGTACGTCGGCCTGTACGTAGCCCTCAAACTGCAGAAGAAGATCGCAAAAGCCGGTGGCATCGTCACCGTCGTCGACCCGCTGCCCTACATGACCTACCAGCCGTTCCTGCCGGAAGTCGCCGGCGGAAACATCGAGGCACGCCACGCCGTCGTCTCGCACCGCAGGCACCTCAAGCAGACCGAACTGATCGAGGGCCGCGTCACCTCGATCGACCACGCCAACCGCACCGCCGTGGTGGCTCCGGTCGACGGCGGCGAGAACTTCGAGATTCCCTACTTCGACGTCGTGCTGGCCGCCGGTGCCATCACCCGCACGTTCCCGATCAAGGGCCTCGCGGACAAGGGCATCGGCCTGAAGACCATCGAGGAAGCCGTCGCACTGCGGAACAGCGTTCTCGAGCGGATCGAAGCCGGCTCGCTGATGACCGACCCGGCAGAGCGCGCCCGTGCCCTGACATTCGTCGTGGTCGGCGGCGGCTTCGCCGGCATCGAGTGCCTCACCGAAATGGAAGACCTCGCCCGCGCCGCGGTCAAGAACAACCCCCGCGTCAAGCAGGAGGAAGTCCGCTTCGTTCTGGTCGAGGCCATGGGCCGCATCATGCCCGAAGTCACCGCCAAGCAGGCCGACTGGGTCGTCGAACACCTGCGCAGCCGCGGCATCGAGGTGCTGCTGAACACCTCGCTGGACAACGCCGAGGGCTCCCTGAAGCTCATCAACCTGCCGGACAAGACCCCCGCGCAGGAATTCGAGTCCGACACCCTCGTCTGGACCGCCGGCGTGCAGGCCAACCCGATGGTCCGCTCCACCGACTTCCCGCTCGAGCCGCGCGGCCGTGTCCGCGTCCTCGCCGACCTCCGCATTGCCGGCGACGAGGGCATCGTCGAGAACGCCTGGGCAGCCGGCGACATCGCCGCCGTACCGGACCTGACGGGCAGCGGCCTGCCGGACGGTACCTGCGTTCCCAACGCCCAGCACGCGCTGCGCCAGGCAAAGGTCCTGGCCGAGAACGTCTGGGCCTCCCGTTGGGGCAAGGACCTCAAGGACTACAAGCACAAGAACCTGGGCGCCGTCGCCGGCTTCGGCCAGTGGAAGGGCGTTGCGAACATCAACCTCCTCGGCCGGATCGGGCTAAAGGGCCCGCTGGCCTGGCTCGCGCACCGCGGCTACCACGGCCTGGCCATGCCGACGGTCGAGCGCAAGATCCGCGTCATCTCCGGCTGGTTCTGGACGCTGTTCCTGGGCCGGGACACCACGCAGCTGATGGACCTGGACAACCCCCGGGCCGCCTTCGTCGCCGCCGCGACCCCGGCTCCCAAGCCGGCCGCCGCCCCCGCGGCTCCGGCGGCTGAGAAGCCTGCAGAGGCAGCTGCCAAGCAACCGGTCGCGGCCGACTCCAAGTAG
- a CDS encoding S8 family serine peptidase → MTRATARRRRTASVLMALALVGSSAALSMAPAAHADATRDKEYWLAESGITKAWEVSKGANVKVAVIDSGVDGKHPDLKGVLAGGADVSGAGGPDGQKSIGAKPEHGTLVATMLAGRGHQPPPASPSPGASASPTPSPSPTPGPGPDGIVGVAPEAQILSVSTWLGSANPGGKSDQDQIPAAVRWAVDNGAQVINISLGSTSPEWPQSWDAAFLYAEQKDVVIVAAAGNRVGGNVQVGAPATIPGVLTVAGLDRNGVASVDSSSQGISIGVAAPAENLVGGLPGGGYAEWAGTSGACPIVAGVAALIRSKWPEMPASQVINRIVSTAKDAGRPGKDPLYGFGVLDAEAALKADVPESEVNPLGSISDWIRVHRRGNPVSPAPVALPSPSSAAPTLPEPTVPVAEAPSPADTAVPAMVVLGFGGLFVCIIAGAAIQLRRVVRGTPAEDGGTTDPAGEHPPAS, encoded by the coding sequence ATGACCAGAGCAACAGCCCGGCGACGCCGGACCGCCTCCGTGTTAATGGCGTTGGCCCTCGTCGGCAGCAGTGCCGCCCTCTCCATGGCACCGGCAGCCCACGCCGACGCCACCAGGGACAAGGAATACTGGCTGGCCGAGTCGGGGATCACCAAGGCCTGGGAGGTTTCAAAGGGTGCCAACGTCAAGGTCGCCGTCATTGACAGCGGCGTGGACGGCAAGCACCCGGACCTCAAAGGCGTGCTCGCCGGGGGAGCGGACGTGTCCGGAGCAGGCGGCCCCGACGGCCAGAAGAGCATCGGCGCCAAGCCCGAACACGGCACCCTCGTGGCGACGATGCTCGCCGGCCGGGGGCACCAGCCGCCGCCAGCCAGCCCGAGCCCCGGCGCGAGCGCCAGCCCAACCCCCAGCCCGTCGCCGACGCCGGGACCCGGCCCGGACGGGATTGTCGGGGTGGCCCCGGAAGCCCAGATCCTCTCCGTGTCGACCTGGCTCGGCTCCGCCAACCCCGGCGGCAAAAGCGACCAGGACCAGATACCTGCGGCTGTCCGCTGGGCCGTGGACAACGGCGCCCAGGTCATCAACATCTCGCTGGGAAGCACCTCTCCGGAGTGGCCGCAAAGCTGGGATGCGGCGTTCCTGTACGCCGAACAGAAAGACGTCGTCATAGTCGCCGCTGCCGGCAACCGGGTGGGCGGGAACGTCCAGGTCGGTGCGCCGGCAACAATCCCGGGCGTGCTGACGGTGGCCGGTCTGGACCGCAACGGCGTCGCCAGCGTCGACTCTTCCTCCCAGGGCATCAGCATCGGGGTGGCCGCCCCGGCTGAGAACCTGGTCGGCGGGCTGCCCGGCGGCGGGTACGCCGAGTGGGCGGGCACCTCGGGCGCCTGCCCCATCGTCGCCGGCGTGGCAGCGCTGATCCGTTCCAAGTGGCCGGAAATGCCGGCCAGCCAGGTCATCAACCGGATTGTCAGCACCGCCAAAGACGCCGGGAGGCCGGGCAAGGACCCGCTGTACGGCTTTGGCGTGCTCGACGCCGAAGCCGCCCTCAAGGCCGACGTACCGGAGAGCGAGGTTAACCCGCTCGGGTCTATCTCCGACTGGATCCGCGTGCACCGGCGGGGCAACCCGGTCAGCCCTGCGCCCGTGGCACTTCCCAGCCCGTCCAGCGCGGCTCCAACGCTGCCGGAGCCGACCGTACCGGTGGCAGAAGCACCCTCACCGGCCGACACCGCCGTCCCGGCCATGGTGGTGCTCGGCTTTGGCGGCCTCTTCGTCTGCATTATTGCCGGCGCTGCCATCCAGCTCCGCAGGGTTGTCCGCGGAACCCCGGCCGAGGACGGCGGCACAACGGATCCGGCCGGGGAGCACCCGCCGGCTAGTTAG